A region from the Desulfomarina profundi genome encodes:
- the gap gene encoding type I glyceraldehyde-3-phosphate dehydrogenase — MTVKIGINGFGRIGRNIFRAIDKDPVFSEIEVVAINDLTDNRTLAHLLKYDSVMGVYGRDVEGTEEGIIVDGREIAVSSHRNPADIPWGELGVEYVAECTGIFRDGESAQAHIDAGAVKVIISAPAKGNVKTFVMGVNEDEYDGAIHHVVSNASCTTNCLAPFAKVILDKFGIKRGLMTTVHAYTGDQRLLDYPHSDPRRARAAAMSMIPTKTGAAAAVSLVIPELKGKFDGLAVRVPTPTVSLVDAVMEVERETTVDEVNQALKESADRYLGYTELPLVSIDFQGNGHSSIIDAQSTKVIGSTVKVMSWYDNEWGYSNRMLDLILHMDKNKVL, encoded by the coding sequence ATGACGGTTAAGATTGGAATTAATGGTTTTGGACGAATCGGCAGAAATATATTTAGAGCAATCGATAAAGATCCTGTTTTTTCGGAAATTGAGGTGGTGGCCATCAATGATCTTACAGATAACAGAACCCTGGCCCATCTCCTCAAATATGATTCGGTTATGGGGGTTTATGGCAGAGATGTAGAGGGAACAGAGGAGGGAATCATTGTTGACGGTCGTGAAATTGCGGTATCCAGCCATCGAAATCCGGCCGATATTCCATGGGGAGAACTTGGTGTGGAATATGTGGCAGAGTGTACCGGAATTTTTCGGGACGGGGAGTCAGCCCAGGCACATATTGATGCGGGAGCAGTAAAAGTTATTATTTCGGCACCAGCCAAGGGAAATGTCAAGACCTTTGTCATGGGCGTTAATGAGGATGAGTACGACGGTGCAATACACCATGTTGTGTCCAACGCTTCATGTACAACGAATTGTCTGGCACCGTTTGCAAAGGTGATCCTGGATAAATTTGGAATTAAGAGGGGGTTGATGACAACGGTCCATGCCTACACCGGCGATCAGCGTCTTCTCGATTATCCCCATTCTGATCCCCGGCGTGCCAGGGCGGCAGCCATGTCCATGATTCCGACCAAAACAGGTGCGGCAGCGGCAGTTTCCCTTGTTATTCCGGAGCTCAAAGGGAAATTTGACGGTTTGGCAGTTCGGGTGCCGACCCCCACCGTATCCCTTGTCGATGCAGTGATGGAAGTGGAACGGGAGACAACCGTGGATGAGGTGAATCAGGCTCTCAAGGAAAGTGCCGACAGGTATCTTGGCTATACCGAGCTTCCCCTGGTTTCCATTGATTTCCAGGGTAACGGGCATTCATCCATAATAGACGCACAATCAACCAAGGTTATCGGTAGCACGGTGAAGGTTATGAGTTGGTATGACAATGAATGGGGCTACTCCAACAGGATGCTCGATCTGATTCTGCATATGGATAAAAACAAGGTTCTGTAA